The Pyrobaculum sp. 3827-6 genome has a segment encoding these proteins:
- a CDS encoding redox-regulated ATPase YchF codes for MVTQTRVQIGIVGKPNAGKSTFFAAATMKDVKISPTPFTTIDPNVGVGYVRIDDCPCRSVKCNPRSYTVAEGVCYAPVELIDVAGLVPGAWQGRGLGNQFLDHLRRAPALIHVVDASGSTDEEGRLVKPGTHDPVRDVEFLEREVDMWMASIVRRDWDKVVRLVEFSKRNIAEVLLERLAGLGMSRGGVEKALEESGLAKKPPSRWEDADFYKFAHLARSFSKPIVIAANKVDLPEGEEGYKKLREAYPNRVIIPTSAEAELALRRAAAKGLVRYKPGDGQFEITGQVTPQQKAVLERIADVLKKWGGTGVVQAVNAAVFNALQYVAVYPVEDEKRLSDREGNVLPDLLLVPRTYTARDVAYAIHTELGERFVAALDARSGRRLASDEPVTHGLIVKIVAR; via the coding sequence GTGGTCACACAGACGAGGGTACAAATAGGTATCGTGGGGAAGCCCAACGCAGGCAAGTCGACGTTCTTCGCCGCGGCGACTATGAAAGACGTGAAGATCTCCCCCACCCCCTTCACCACCATCGACCCCAACGTGGGCGTCGGCTACGTGAGGATAGACGACTGCCCCTGTAGAAGTGTGAAGTGCAACCCCCGTAGCTACACGGTGGCGGAGGGCGTGTGCTACGCGCCTGTGGAGCTTATAGACGTTGCCGGGCTCGTCCCCGGCGCCTGGCAGGGCAGGGGCCTCGGCAACCAGTTTCTAGACCACCTACGGAGGGCCCCGGCGCTTATACACGTGGTAGATGCCTCGGGATCCACCGACGAGGAGGGCCGCCTGGTGAAGCCCGGCACGCACGACCCGGTTAGAGACGTGGAGTTTTTGGAGAGGGAGGTGGATATGTGGATGGCGTCGATAGTGAGGAGGGACTGGGACAAGGTGGTTAGGCTCGTGGAGTTCAGCAAGCGGAATATCGCGGAGGTTCTGCTGGAGAGGCTGGCGGGACTGGGCATGAGCCGGGGAGGCGTAGAGAAGGCGCTTGAGGAGTCCGGGCTGGCTAAGAAGCCCCCCAGCAGGTGGGAGGATGCCGATTTCTACAAATTTGCCCACCTAGCCAGGTCTTTCAGCAAGCCCATAGTCATAGCGGCTAACAAGGTAGACCTACCCGAGGGGGAGGAGGGATACAAGAAGCTGAGAGAGGCGTACCCCAACAGAGTGATAATCCCCACGTCGGCGGAGGCGGAGTTGGCGTTGCGGAGGGCGGCGGCCAAGGGATTAGTTAGGTACAAGCCCGGCGACGGGCAGTTCGAGATCACGGGACAGGTCACGCCTCAGCAAAAAGCCGTGTTGGAGAGGATCGCGGATGTCCTCAAGAAGTGGGGAGGCACCGGCGTCGTGCAGGCGGTGAACGCCGCCGTCTTCAACGCCCTTCAGTACGTCGCCGTCTACCCGGTAGAGGACGAGAAGCGGCTTAGCGATAGGGAAGGCAACGTCCTGCCCGACCTGCTACTGGTGCCCCGCACCTACACCGCCAGGGATGTGGCCTATGCGATCCACACAGAGCTAGGAGAGAGGTTCGTCGCGGCGCTCGACGCCAGAAGTGGGCGCAGACTCGCCTCAGATGAGCCAGTCACCCACGGGCTTATCGTAAAGATAGTGGCTAGGTAG
- a CDS encoding CBS domain-containing protein, with the protein MLRKEELEKLVEKPSPQFVRDVLEHPPFRVTVNTTLETLVSHLRKFPVDVVPVFKSVFSEEVAGVVYPHTGLLIKSRKLDAKIGEFVNPPIFVKESWRIDNVLEILTSEAKWGAVVVDEEGRYVGVVTLRGLLSALLLREPKAKSVAAVYTPAREEKSRVGFVKAIERLSRVFKKLVGGEVDGYVVLNREGGVAGVLTVWDLIKSRRWFKGAGEPRPLFGTRVARGEGRRAGVARVWRLMFRGVAVAAPDTPVEEVARYMATTGLYLVPVVDREGRAIGSVSVWDVIHAYLYGPKEGREDVEVRKAVEVAVAKPPVEEVIRLRPSKHVTGLRARDVMLTDVPSINLRDTLSSVRKMFLRTGAGILAVVDDDGRVVGFVTRRDFVAYIAEKSMGYWRRQKGKLLVVKEQVMPGERAKIVVEEGTAGDVMKTEYPTAGPDATVEEIAYKMLAAGTDYVVITDASNTPVGVVTKDELLKAFKERGRSVKVGELMTPADVASAELFSSLSSVVKRINAYELDGVVVKEGGDIKGVVAVDDLTLRPIEESFRGEKLVFFTKSGVLRKVKTGLSRLRYSKVGTLTAFDVMKPVNHVVATDVEVREVVDKLLEQGVVPVVGEDGRLVGVLNKMDVVKELARVYVTYSIPEKVKEVEKVESRAR; encoded by the coding sequence GTGCTGAGGAAAGAGGAGTTGGAAAAACTGGTGGAGAAGCCGTCGCCTCAGTTTGTTAGAGATGTGCTGGAGCACCCCCCATTTAGGGTGACCGTAAACACCACGCTCGAAACTCTGGTGTCGCATCTCAGGAAGTTCCCCGTGGACGTAGTCCCCGTGTTTAAGTCCGTATTCTCTGAAGAGGTGGCTGGCGTCGTCTACCCCCACACAGGCCTGTTGATTAAGAGTAGGAAGCTGGATGCGAAAATAGGCGAGTTTGTAAACCCACCTATCTTTGTCAAGGAGAGCTGGAGAATAGACAACGTATTGGAGATTTTGACAAGCGAGGCGAAGTGGGGAGCCGTGGTGGTGGATGAAGAGGGGAGGTACGTGGGGGTGGTCACGCTCAGAGGCCTACTCTCAGCGCTGTTGCTGAGGGAGCCTAAGGCCAAGTCCGTGGCTGCCGTGTACACCCCGGCGAGGGAGGAGAAGTCCCGGGTGGGCTTTGTCAAAGCCATTGAGAGGTTATCTAGGGTATTTAAGAAGCTGGTGGGCGGCGAGGTGGACGGCTACGTCGTCCTTAACAGAGAGGGGGGCGTCGCCGGGGTTCTCACAGTGTGGGATTTAATAAAGTCGCGTAGGTGGTTCAAGGGGGCTGGGGAGCCGCGCCCCCTCTTCGGCACCAGGGTTGCGAGGGGCGAGGGCAGACGCGCGGGCGTCGCCAGGGTGTGGAGGCTGATGTTTAGAGGCGTCGCGGTGGCGGCTCCCGACACTCCGGTGGAGGAGGTGGCTAGGTACATGGCCACCACCGGGCTCTACCTCGTGCCTGTGGTGGATAGAGAGGGCAGGGCGATTGGCTCGGTGTCTGTGTGGGACGTCATCCACGCCTACCTATACGGGCCTAAGGAGGGGCGGGAGGATGTGGAGGTGAGGAAGGCGGTGGAGGTGGCTGTGGCGAAGCCGCCTGTGGAGGAGGTGATTAGGCTAAGGCCTTCTAAACACGTGACCGGCCTCAGGGCGCGGGACGTCATGCTCACAGACGTCCCGTCGATCAACCTGAGAGACACCCTCTCCAGTGTGCGTAAGATGTTTCTACGCACGGGGGCCGGTATTTTAGCTGTGGTGGACGACGACGGCAGGGTGGTTGGGTTCGTCACGAGGAGGGACTTCGTAGCGTACATAGCGGAGAAATCCATGGGGTACTGGAGGAGGCAGAAGGGCAAGTTACTGGTGGTGAAGGAGCAGGTTATGCCGGGGGAGCGGGCTAAGATCGTGGTCGAGGAGGGCACGGCTGGCGACGTGATGAAGACAGAGTACCCGACGGCGGGTCCCGACGCCACGGTGGAGGAGATAGCCTACAAAATGTTGGCCGCCGGCACCGACTACGTAGTCATAACAGACGCGAGCAACACCCCGGTGGGGGTCGTCACGAAGGACGAGTTGTTAAAGGCCTTTAAAGAGAGGGGGAGGAGTGTAAAGGTAGGCGAGTTAATGACGCCTGCTGACGTAGCCTCGGCGGAGCTGTTCAGTAGCCTCTCCTCAGTGGTGAAGAGGATAAACGCCTACGAGCTAGACGGCGTGGTGGTGAAGGAGGGCGGCGACATAAAAGGCGTCGTCGCGGTAGACGACCTCACGCTGAGGCCAATAGAGGAGAGCTTCAGAGGAGAAAAACTCGTCTTCTTCACAAAGTCGGGAGTTTTGAGAAAGGTGAAGACGGGGCTCAGTAGGCTTAGGTATTCTAAGGTGGGTACGTTAACTGCGTTTGACGTCATGAAGCCGGTTAACCATGTAGTCGCTACGGACGTCGAGGTTAGGGAGGTGGTGGATAAGCTACTTGAACAAGGCGTGGTTCCAGTTGTGGGCGAAGACGGGAGGCTCGTCGGCGTGCTTAACAAAATGGATGTGGTGAAGGAGCTGGCGAGGGTCTACGTCACCTACTCCATTCCCGAGAAGGTGAAAGAAGTGGAGAAGGTGGAAAGCCGGGCTAGGTAA
- a CDS encoding CDC48 family AAA ATPase has product MSSDVILKVAEARSRDVGRSIVRVPVRVMKKLGIEPGDYVEIIGRKSAYAQVWPAYPEDEDKEVIRMDGIIRQNAGVGIGDTVKVRKAVLKAAQRVVLAPTEPVRVDPEYLKKQILLGKPVARGQAIDVPFYGGAIRFVVVQVQPGPAAYVSIDTEVTVREEPVKEAELTIPRVTWEDIGDLEDAKQKIRELVELPLRHPELFKHLGIEPPKGILLIGPPGTGKTLLAKAVANEANAYFVAINGPEIMSKYYGESEARLREIFEEAKKNAPAIIFIDEIDAIAPKREEVTGEVEKRVVAQLLTLMDGLQERGQVVVIGATNRPDAVDPALRRPGRFDREIHIPMPDKRARREILAVHTRNMPLCTKADVEAKVCNPGDEVDLDKIAEMTHGYTGADIAALAKEAAMASLRKAMNKGMINIEQDTIPPEVLSRLKVGMSDFMDAMKFVHPTVLREVIIEVPEVHWDDIGGYDAIKQELREIVEWPMKYKHYFDELGVEPPKGILLFGPPGVGKTLFAKAVATESGANFIAVRGPELLSKWVGESEKAIREVFKKARMAAPCVVFFDEIDSIAPARGSRLGDSGVTDRMVNQLLAEMDGIGTLKNVVVMAATNRPDILDPALLRPGRFDRVIYVPPPDVKARVEIFKVHTKKVKLADDVNLEELAKRTEGYTGADIAALVREAAMLALRETIKEKALRAKPVSMKHFEEALKRIPPSLTSADIRRYEEMSKALRRAIAGL; this is encoded by the coding sequence ATGTCAAGCGACGTTATTCTAAAAGTCGCCGAGGCTAGATCGCGCGACGTTGGCCGTAGTATTGTGAGGGTTCCCGTAAGGGTGATGAAGAAGTTGGGGATTGAGCCTGGGGATTACGTGGAGATTATTGGGAGGAAGTCTGCCTACGCCCAGGTGTGGCCCGCCTACCCCGAAGACGAGGACAAGGAAGTTATTAGAATGGATGGTATTATTAGACAAAACGCGGGGGTGGGGATAGGCGACACAGTCAAGGTGAGGAAAGCCGTGCTTAAAGCCGCCCAGAGAGTGGTGCTAGCCCCCACAGAGCCGGTCCGGGTAGACCCCGAATATCTCAAAAAACAGATACTACTAGGCAAGCCAGTAGCCAGAGGACAAGCCATAGACGTACCCTTCTACGGAGGCGCCATAAGATTCGTAGTGGTCCAAGTACAGCCGGGGCCCGCGGCGTACGTCTCCATAGACACAGAAGTGACTGTGCGCGAGGAGCCGGTGAAGGAGGCTGAACTCACAATTCCCAGGGTCACCTGGGAGGATATTGGTGATTTGGAGGATGCTAAGCAGAAGATTCGTGAGCTTGTGGAGCTTCCTCTTAGACATCCCGAGTTGTTTAAGCATCTCGGCATCGAGCCGCCTAAAGGCATCCTTCTGATCGGCCCTCCGGGGACTGGAAAGACTCTCTTGGCTAAGGCTGTGGCTAACGAGGCTAATGCCTACTTCGTGGCGATTAACGGGCCGGAGATTATGTCTAAATACTACGGCGAGTCTGAGGCTAGGCTGAGGGAGATATTTGAAGAGGCTAAGAAAAACGCCCCCGCGATTATCTTCATCGACGAGATAGACGCCATAGCCCCAAAGCGGGAGGAGGTGACGGGGGAGGTGGAGAAGAGAGTAGTAGCCCAACTCCTAACACTAATGGACGGCCTACAAGAAAGGGGGCAGGTGGTGGTAATAGGCGCCACCAACAGACCAGACGCAGTAGACCCAGCCCTAAGGAGGCCGGGAAGATTCGACAGAGAGATTCACATACCTATGCCCGACAAGAGAGCCAGGCGTGAGATACTCGCCGTCCACACTAGGAATATGCCGCTGTGTACAAAAGCAGATGTCGAGGCTAAGGTGTGCAACCCAGGGGATGAGGTGGATCTGGATAAAATCGCCGAGATGACTCACGGCTACACCGGCGCCGACATAGCCGCCTTGGCTAAGGAGGCGGCTATGGCGTCTCTACGCAAGGCCATGAACAAGGGCATGATCAACATTGAGCAGGACACCATACCCCCCGAGGTACTCAGTAGGCTGAAGGTGGGCATGTCCGACTTCATGGATGCCATGAAGTTTGTCCACCCGACTGTGCTCCGCGAGGTGATTATCGAGGTGCCGGAGGTGCACTGGGACGACATCGGCGGCTATGATGCGATAAAACAGGAGTTGAGGGAGATAGTGGAGTGGCCCATGAAGTACAAGCACTACTTCGACGAGCTGGGCGTGGAGCCGCCCAAGGGCATCCTCCTCTTCGGCCCGCCGGGGGTGGGCAAGACTTTGTTCGCCAAAGCCGTGGCCACGGAATCCGGAGCCAACTTCATAGCTGTCAGAGGGCCAGAGCTGTTGTCTAAGTGGGTTGGCGAGAGCGAGAAGGCGATTAGAGAGGTGTTCAAGAAGGCGCGTATGGCCGCGCCTTGCGTGGTGTTTTTCGACGAGATTGACTCCATAGCGCCGGCCCGGGGCTCTAGGCTTGGGGACTCCGGCGTGACTGATAGAATGGTTAACCAGCTACTCGCCGAGATGGATGGCATCGGCACGCTGAAGAACGTGGTGGTGATGGCGGCCACCAACAGGCCGGACATCCTAGACCCGGCCCTCCTGAGGCCCGGACGCTTCGACCGCGTTATCTACGTCCCGCCTCCCGACGTAAAGGCGAGGGTAGAGATATTTAAGGTACACACGAAAAAAGTAAAGCTGGCTGATGACGTCAATCTAGAGGAGCTTGCCAAGAGGACTGAGGGCTACACAGGCGCCGATATCGCCGCCTTGGTGAGGGAGGCGGCTATGCTGGCGCTGAGGGAGACCATAAAGGAGAAGGCACTGAGGGCGAAGCCGGTGTCTATGAAGCATTTTGAAGAGGCGTTGAAGAGAATACCCCCATCGCTCACGTCGGCGGATATCCGCCGCTACGAAGAGATGTCCAAGGCTCTGCGGCGCGCCATAGCCGGCTTATAA
- the hsp20 gene encoding archaeal heat shock protein Hsp20, which translates to MSIFDEFEKFMKRWQRFFEEIERQIEEDFRRFSAQPPPGGGRPRYYYYGFEITMGPDGRPVVREFGNVRRRSDVERIEVVDEIDPLTDVVEEDDKIKVVVDMPGVEKDDIKLYISEDGRTLTIDARSKDRKYHKEIRLPAAVDPNKAKATYKNGVLSVELEKTEKRKRGFEIKID; encoded by the coding sequence ATGTCCATATTTGACGAATTTGAGAAATTTATGAAGAGGTGGCAGAGGTTCTTCGAGGAAATTGAGAGACAGATAGAGGAGGACTTCAGGAGGTTCTCAGCCCAGCCGCCGCCGGGCGGCGGAAGGCCTAGGTACTACTACTATGGATTTGAAATCACCATGGGGCCGGACGGCAGACCCGTGGTGCGGGAGTTCGGCAACGTCAGAAGGAGGTCTGACGTGGAGAGAATTGAAGTAGTCGACGAGATAGACCCGCTGACGGACGTCGTGGAGGAGGACGACAAGATTAAAGTCGTGGTGGATATGCCAGGCGTCGAGAAGGATGACATAAAGCTGTACATAAGCGAGGACGGGAGGACCCTCACAATAGACGCCAGGAGCAAAGACCGGAAGTACCACAAAGAGATTAGACTGCCGGCGGCTGTCGACCCCAACAAGGCCAAGGCCACGTATAAAAACGGAGTCCTCTCCGTAGAGCTTGAAAAAACCGAGAAGAGAAAAAGGGGGTTTGAGATAAAGATCGACTAG
- a CDS encoding DUF2258 domain-containing protein, whose protein sequence is MAAWKLEENIQRDMEKAQESIELYGGHVLKAPNKYEIRSGVVVAARFADKLRRTAFAVFGGIVPREEIVRATSELNKKIYEALISMGVGKLDIVRITVEAAVEGGRLIFGEPKIEWFVPHSEMQKRLEECEKRFAEIRKRIESLLKEIP, encoded by the coding sequence ATGGCGGCGTGGAAGCTGGAGGAGAATATTCAACGTGACATGGAGAAGGCTCAGGAAAGTATAGAGCTCTACGGGGGCCACGTATTGAAGGCGCCTAACAAGTACGAAATCAGGTCGGGGGTCGTCGTGGCGGCTAGATTCGCCGACAAGCTTAGGCGGACGGCCTTTGCGGTGTTCGGCGGCATTGTGCCGAGGGAGGAGATTGTGAGAGCCACTTCTGAACTTAACAAGAAGATATACGAGGCGCTGATCTCGATGGGCGTTGGTAAGCTCGACATCGTGAGGATAACTGTGGAGGCGGCGGTGGAGGGCGGGAGGCTGATATTCGGCGAGCCGAAGATCGAGTGGTTTGTGCCCCACAGCGAGATGCAGAAGAGACTGGAGGAGTGCGAGAAGAGGTTTGCCGAAATTAGGAAAAGAATAGAGAGTTTGCTGAAGGAAATACCCTAG
- a CDS encoding SPOUT family RNA methylase, translated as MDIIVKTRREFERIAASHIKELLPAAEVAPAPMGYLGVVFVGGLGAERWRAAELIAQKIPEADRVLVVEEAVRAEPGEIERAAVEVAKRYISPGDTFAIRTTRRGTHSFTSIDINVRAGAAVKEATGAEVDLEEPAKPIYVEIFQDAAAICTPATGEYRKMRRDKPLALQNLRKVALGQFVYEGDEEAVRKMGERIGRAAQTFEVGELTVLLHKPVPAKTLRVFLDAVEEGIESRYQIQIKSYGRSVWRVPVYVYELYQYVRDRSGEPIVVTDPKGDYITHVKERLAELFRSERVNILIGAREGVPPGVFRFASLVVDLVPEVTIATDFVIPSIAIAIVAALEEAGALPKYAGKRRRAPMQDKERR; from the coding sequence GTGGACATAATTGTAAAGACGAGGAGGGAGTTCGAGAGGATAGCCGCGTCTCACATAAAAGAGCTCCTGCCAGCGGCCGAGGTAGCGCCGGCCCCCATGGGCTACCTAGGGGTGGTGTTCGTAGGCGGGCTGGGGGCCGAGAGGTGGAGGGCGGCGGAGTTGATAGCCCAGAAAATACCAGAGGCAGACAGAGTGCTCGTCGTAGAGGAGGCCGTGAGGGCCGAGCCGGGAGAGATCGAACGGGCGGCCGTGGAGGTGGCCAAGCGCTACATCTCGCCGGGCGACACCTTCGCCATTAGGACAACCAGGAGGGGCACCCACAGCTTCACCTCTATAGACATCAATGTGAGGGCGGGGGCAGCGGTTAAAGAAGCCACGGGGGCCGAGGTAGATCTCGAAGAGCCCGCGAAGCCCATATACGTGGAGATATTCCAAGACGCGGCCGCCATCTGCACCCCGGCGACTGGGGAGTACAGGAAAATGCGCCGCGATAAGCCGCTGGCGCTACAAAACCTCAGGAAGGTGGCCCTCGGCCAGTTTGTATACGAGGGAGACGAGGAGGCGGTGAGGAAAATGGGCGAGAGAATCGGACGCGCGGCGCAGACGTTTGAGGTGGGGGAGCTGACAGTGCTCCTCCACAAGCCCGTGCCGGCGAAGACGCTGAGGGTCTTCCTAGACGCCGTGGAGGAGGGAATTGAGAGCAGGTACCAGATACAGATCAAAAGCTACGGCAGATCCGTGTGGAGGGTGCCCGTCTACGTCTACGAGCTGTATCAATACGTAAGGGACAGGTCCGGCGAGCCCATAGTCGTGACGGACCCCAAGGGCGACTACATAACACATGTAAAGGAGAGGCTCGCAGAGCTGTTTAGAAGCGAGAGGGTAAACATACTCATAGGGGCGAGGGAGGGGGTGCCCCCTGGGGTGTTCCGATTCGCCTCCCTCGTCGTGGACCTAGTCCCAGAGGTTACCATAGCCACAGATTTCGTAATACCGTCAATAGCCATTGCCATTGTGGCGGCGCTAGAGGAGGCCGGGGCCCTGCCCAAATACGCCGGCAAGCGGAGGAGAGCCCCCATGCAAGACAAAGAGCGGCGCTAG
- a CDS encoding 30S ribosomal protein S11, whose product MSTQEQPQQQQQPQKLRWGIAWIYSSSNNTIITITDLTGAETVARVSGGMVVRADKDKPSPWAAMQAAYKAAQLALARGINAVHIKVRGPGGYGMKVPGPGAPAAIRALARSGLVIGRIEDVTPIPHDIIRPPSGRKGRRV is encoded by the coding sequence ATGTCGACGCAAGAACAGCCACAGCAACAACAACAGCCGCAGAAGCTCAGGTGGGGGATCGCGTGGATATACTCATCTTCAAACAACACCATTATCACAATAACCGACTTGACGGGAGCCGAGACCGTGGCTCGCGTAAGCGGCGGGATGGTTGTGAGAGCCGACAAAGACAAGCCCTCTCCATGGGCCGCCATGCAGGCGGCATACAAAGCCGCGCAGTTAGCCCTCGCCAGGGGGATAAACGCCGTCCATATAAAAGTGAGGGGGCCAGGGGGATACGGGATGAAGGTCCCAGGCCCCGGCGCCCCCGCGGCGATAAGAGCCCTGGCGAGGTCCGGCCTCGTAATCGGCCGGATCGAGGACGTAACGCCAATTCCCCACGACATCATTAGGCCGCCCAGCGGCCGCAAAGGCAGGAGAGTCTAA
- the amrS gene encoding AmmeMemoRadiSam system radical SAM enzyme, whose amino-acid sequence MEALLSRALPDGRVECLACARRCKLREGQTGFCGVRSVRGGRLMLDVYGLISAIAVDPIEKKPLTHFYPGAMVLSFSTFGCNWACQYCQNYEISQRRRAEGFEVTPELLVKLAESYGAHGITYTYNEPTIFMEFAHDVGVLARSRGLFNTFVTNGYMTPEAVKYASEFLDAATVDFKGNADEKFLRKYVFIQDAEPIFETLAEMKKHGIWVEVTDLVVPRVGDDLEKARALVRRVVDILGPDVPIHFLRFHPDYKMMDVPPTPVEILERHVEVAKREGARFAYVGNVPGHRYEHTYCPECGRVVIKRRGFNILEINLEEKGGEYRCKFCGAKIPIRGKIMPTWRDEFRFVYVPIHTFAKWTRR is encoded by the coding sequence GTGGAGGCTTTACTGAGTAGGGCACTGCCAGACGGCAGGGTGGAGTGCTTGGCCTGCGCCAGGAGGTGCAAGTTGAGGGAGGGCCAGACGGGGTTCTGCGGCGTCAGATCTGTGAGAGGCGGCAGGCTGATGCTAGACGTCTACGGCTTGATATCAGCAATAGCGGTGGACCCCATCGAGAAGAAGCCGCTGACCCATTTCTACCCCGGCGCCATGGTACTCTCCTTCTCCACCTTCGGGTGCAACTGGGCCTGTCAATACTGCCAAAACTATGAGATAAGCCAGAGGAGGAGGGCAGAGGGGTTTGAGGTAACTCCAGAGCTGTTGGTCAAGCTGGCCGAGAGCTACGGCGCTCACGGCATCACCTACACCTACAACGAGCCCACCATATTCATGGAGTTCGCCCACGACGTGGGGGTCCTCGCCAGGTCCCGCGGCCTCTTCAACACCTTCGTCACAAACGGCTACATGACCCCCGAGGCGGTGAAGTACGCCAGCGAGTTTCTAGACGCCGCCACGGTGGACTTCAAGGGAAACGCCGACGAGAAGTTCCTCCGGAAGTATGTATTCATCCAAGACGCGGAGCCCATCTTCGAGACCCTGGCCGAGATGAAGAAACACGGGATATGGGTAGAGGTGACAGACCTTGTGGTGCCCCGCGTCGGCGACGATTTGGAGAAGGCCAGGGCCCTCGTGAGGCGCGTCGTAGACATACTGGGGCCCGACGTCCCCATACACTTCCTCCGCTTCCACCCCGACTACAAGATGATGGACGTACCCCCCACCCCCGTGGAGATCCTGGAGAGACACGTAGAGGTGGCGAAGAGGGAGGGGGCTAGATTCGCCTATGTGGGCAACGTCCCGGGCCACCGCTATGAGCACACCTACTGCCCCGAGTGCGGCCGCGTGGTGATTAAGAGGAGGGGGTTCAACATACTTGAAATAAACCTAGAGGAGAAGGGAGGCGAGTATAGGTGTAAATTCTGCGGAGCCAAGATACCAATTAGGGGAAAGATTATGCCCACATGGCGCGACGAGTTTCGCTTCGTTTATGTACCAATACACACCTTCGCCAAGTGGACAAGGCGATAG
- a CDS encoding DUF47 domain-containing protein: MHRLKRVFSSGLEEIKEKLGEHITLSQESLRILQEVASSRGHDKPHVDEAVRKITALEREGDEIVRELVDRVAQGAVVPTVTNVVLVLLDNVDNILDMIYFAMKEVKRGYHLWKNDAIFSIVSTELKEMLDLVKSMLEYLHNMLRTNDAEELRRHARIISSLEEEIDEIKENILDKIYNLELNAVEFNHVVSLIYTADKIADNVQDAAYHLATIITSV, translated from the coding sequence GTGCACAGGCTAAAACGGGTATTTTCAAGCGGTCTAGAGGAGATTAAGGAGAAGCTCGGGGAGCATATCACTCTGTCCCAAGAGTCGCTCCGCATACTGCAGGAGGTGGCGTCCAGCCGCGGCCACGACAAGCCCCACGTCGACGAGGCGGTAAGGAAGATAACGGCGCTTGAGAGGGAGGGGGACGAAATCGTCAGAGAGCTGGTGGACAGGGTAGCCCAGGGCGCGGTGGTGCCCACAGTCACAAACGTAGTCCTAGTACTCCTAGACAACGTCGACAACATCCTAGACATGATATATTTTGCCATGAAAGAGGTAAAGAGGGGCTACCACCTCTGGAAAAACGACGCCATTTTCTCAATAGTCTCCACAGAGCTGAAGGAGATGCTAGACCTCGTAAAATCGATGCTGGAGTACCTACACAACATGCTGAGGACAAACGACGCCGAGGAGCTTAGACGCCATGCGCGGATTATAAGTTCCCTCGAGGAGGAAATCGACGAGATAAAAGAAAACATCCTAGACAAGATATACAACCTGGAGCTAAATGCCGTGGAGTTCAACCACGTAGTATCCCTAATATACACCGCCGACAAAATAGCCGACAACGTGCAAGACGCCGCCTACCACCTAGCCACAATCATTACGTCGGTCTAA
- a CDS encoding MBL fold metallo-hydrolase, protein MPFTYRGLSISWLGHDSFRVVGEGAVLYIDPYQLQVGEPKADVILVTHEHFDHCDPPSIQRVLKPSTVVVAPRIAKPCVSKVAKNILEISPGESREVGPVRITAFPAYNLNKFRDPARGVVFHPKEDGRVAYLVEWGGVRLFHAGDSDFVPEFCQVVADVVFVPVSGVYVMTPQEAAEFVNTIVPKVAIPMHYGSIVASRREAEEFKRLVRPEVQVVVLDREI, encoded by the coding sequence ATGCCTTTTACCTACCGTGGCCTCTCCATATCTTGGCTTGGTCACGACTCCTTTAGGGTGGTGGGTGAGGGGGCGGTCTTGTATATCGACCCCTACCAGCTCCAGGTGGGGGAGCCCAAGGCTGATGTTATCCTGGTGACGCACGAGCATTTTGACCACTGCGACCCGCCGTCTATCCAGAGGGTTCTCAAGCCGTCTACCGTGGTGGTGGCGCCTAGAATTGCCAAGCCCTGTGTCTCCAAGGTGGCGAAGAATATTTTAGAGATTTCGCCGGGGGAGTCGAGGGAGGTGGGTCCTGTGAGGATCACCGCCTTTCCTGCCTACAACCTCAACAAGTTTAGAGACCCGGCGCGGGGAGTGGTTTTCCACCCGAAGGAGGACGGGAGGGTTGCCTATCTCGTGGAGTGGGGTGGGGTGAGGCTTTTCCACGCGGGTGACAGCGACTTCGTGCCGGAGTTCTGCCAAGTCGTGGCCGACGTGGTGTTTGTGCCTGTGTCGGGGGTTTACGTCATGACTCCGCAGGAGGCTGCGGAGTTCGTAAACACGATTGTGCCCAAGGTGGCTATTCCAATGCACTACGGCTCTATCGTGGCGTCGAGGAGGGAGGCTGAGGAGTTTAAGAGGCTTGTTAGGCCAGAGGTGCAAGTAGTGGTTTTAGATAGGGAAATATAG
- the cc1 gene encoding DNA-binding protein CC1, which yields MSKKQKLKFYDIKAKQAFETDNYEVVEKQTARGPMMFAVAKSPYTGIKVYRLLGKKK from the coding sequence ATGAGCAAGAAGCAGAAGTTGAAGTTCTACGACATTAAGGCGAAGCAGGCGTTTGAGACGGATAACTACGAGGTTGTGGAGAAGCAGACTGCCCGCGGGCCGATGATGTTTGCAGTAGCCAAATCCCCATACACCGGCATCAAAGTATACAGACTGCTAGGGAAGAAGAAGTAG